The Nicotiana tomentosiformis chromosome 9, ASM39032v3, whole genome shotgun sequence genome contains the following window.
aaaataaaataaaataaaataaaaagtttgattttataaagcttgaatttctaaagtttgaccgaattttgacttttgagcaaacaactttggaatgaaattttgataatgtcaataggttcgtatggtgattttggacttaggagtgtgtccggatatttatttggaagtccgtaattgatttggcttgaaatgccgaaagttggaaaataaaagattttagaaagtttgaccgggagttgactttattgatatcggggtcaaaattcaattctgaaaatttaaaaagctccattatgtcatttatgacttgcatgcaaaatttgaagtcattccggattgatttgatacgtttcggcacaaaatatagaatttaaaaaatttcataaactcatatgttcgattcgaggtgcaattcgttgtttcagtattgtttgatgttattggaaGCCTCTACTAAGtccataatatgttttgagacttgttggtatgtttggacggggtcccgagtgtctcaggtgagtttcagagtggtttcggaccatttctaggccttTTTAACTACTGgttttttgctacagcagtgtgcatcgcagaaatttctgagggctgactttggaagcttatatcttgtaatctataaggaaatagagatgatccaaaaataaaagttgtagacctttaTATGTTGTTTTCATAAATTTAAACCGTTTCGCAGTTGGAGTTGGGTACAAAAGGTTATGcgtgatacactacaggctatctgggaagagtttttggaagagtttggtgttttgagcataagcatgtaatgatccaaagatCCATTTTTCATtatagagatcgaaattcgattttgagactttcgagagtttgataatgaattataggaatgatcttgAATATTTgatctaatttcatcaagtcgcgattgggtttttagcgcgaaatatgagttaattgtttaacgagcgaaattggtatcgcattgagcaaatgagctccgaattgagtttttaTTGAACGATTGggttcatattattatttgtgactcataggaacaagaatcgttgaattccgagttcgtatgatggagttagagccttttagTACAATAATAAATTGCTGGTGCAAGCAGGTTCTGGTGCAGGCCTTTATtaacggaaaatggacttttagtaacaaaaataaacttttatgacgaaaaatgagtttttattgagcagttttATTTTTAGcccatttcaacatttttggagctagggaactcggatttgggcgatgtttgagaggattttcaccaaatggattggggtaagtgtttcctactcggttttcattatatttcatgattccatgattattttcatcttttattagtgaatcaattggaataaaatgagatttttgaaaaatctttcaaaaacaaaaagttaagatttggaggttgatttgttatcgaaatttggtaaatttggtatagttgaattcgtatcggaatgggtgttcgaatttcgtaaaaattctgtcgggttccgagaggcgggccccgtattgactttttaatgcgaaattttaagttgacattttattatacggaattgtttccgatgaattttagtGAAGTTATACAttcaatttggatagatttgagttgtccggaggtcaattcaagcaagaaggatattttggaatatcagcataacttcaaaaaggtaaatatcttgcctaaccttgagtgggggaaattaccccttagacattgagtcttatgtggaaattgtgtaattgaaaaccatgtacacgaggtgatgagtacgtacttggtttatatgtgcaaattatatcggttaaaattcgtagatACCTTTatgaattaaattaaaaattattggcacttactAAATCTTTTATTTGTCATCCCTCATTTCTTGTTTGCCGatgttgtttttatatgataatttggtgtgattgtcactttgAGTTTTATGTGAAATACCGTGATTAGTTGGgttgatatttcttgaaattaatttcattatagatttttcatctgcaaataattaattaaataagcttaaaaagaggcgttaatatatttatcaaaaatttgaaTTAAGGAAGAATAGGTAAAGACCCCCCTAAACTTGATACTTTTTAATGAGCGTACACCTTAACTATACGTGATTTTAATTAACCCCCTACGCTTACTTTTTCGGATGTTATTATCCCCCTAACCTAGTAAACCTTTCTATCGTAAATACACGCACTGTATACATATAAATGCTTGATGATGTGGCTGTACACGTTGGAATAATTCGGGTATCCAATTAGAATACCCGACCCGCTTTTAAAATTAATCCCTCAAATTTAACCCATTCTTTTTACCATCAGTTCATTTGGTCGATAACATAGAAAAACTAGGGTTTCTCACCACTTCACTCCCATCAATGACAGAGACGATTGTGAGTGCTTGAgcttgattttgtgagtcgatacGGTTCTTCGTTGAGGTGCTGCTAAAAACTACTGTGGAGGAGCTAAAAGCTACTGGGTTTCTTTGATTCACGCCAAACTTTCTACTGTTTTCACTCCGCATTTGAAGTTATGTGTGCCTCTTTCTGTTAGGGTTAAATCAGGGCTTTTATGTTGATTGTGATTTTTGCATGCATGCCGATTAGGGTTAAATTAGGTCTTTTATGTTGCTTGTTAATTTTTTACTGTTTATTTGTAATCTTCTGTATATGTATGTCTTGAgagttattttttacttttttttattactGTGTAGGGTCCCATGGATACTAAGTATTTGAATTTAAGATGGAAAATTGGTGGGATATTGGTGAGTGAGGTAGGACCTCTATATGTTGGGGGTAGGGTTGAACATGTGACTAATGTCGACTCTGACCACTTGTCAATACCAGAGTTATCTGATTATGCTAAGGATTTTTGGATTACAAAGTTAGAAAAAACTTATATTATGAGTGCTAAGGGTGACGATTTGGTTGAATTAACAAAAGATAGGGATTTAATGGACCTTGCTATGTTATTAAACAATGGGGACACAATAAGCATTTTTGTCTCTTCTGACTCACAATTTGAGGAAGTGGGTGCTATAGAGGGTAGCCAAATAAGCCACGCGGTTGAGCCTTTTAATGTATCTTCCAGCACACAACAAGACAATAGGGAATCTTTTGTTCCCTATGGTCCTCCTTTAAATACTACTGCAAAAAATCCATATCTAGGGTTACCTACACCTTTGAATACCACTCAAGAAGAGGATTAACCCATAGATTGGACTTCCTCTTCAGAGGAAGAAGAATTTGTTGTTGCTGATGATGTAGAGGACACTGCTACTGATTCTCAACAGGTAGAACCTgctggagaagaagaagaaatagcaTCTGGTGATGAATCTGAGAGGTCATTTGATTATGGAAGTGATGTCCATGAAGAGATGAGGGTTGTTAAAGAAGATCTAAAGAAATATAGACAAGACAATAGGGAATCTTTTGTTCCCTGTGGTCCTTCTTTAAATACTATGGCTGCAAATCCAGATCTAGGGTTACCTACTCCTTTGAATTCCACTCAAGAAGAGGATTCACCCATATATTGAACTTCCTCTTCAGAGGAAGAAGAATCTACTGTTGTTGATGATGTAGAGGACACTGCTGCTGATTCTCAATACGTAGAACTTgctggagaagaagaagaaatagcaTATGTTGATGAATCTGAGAGGTCATTTGATTATGGAAGTGATGTCCATGAAGAACTGAGGGTTGTTAAAGAAGATCTGAAGAAATATAGACAAAAGAATAGGAGAAAACTTAGGAAGGAAAAACCTGATGGACTTTTAGGTGAAGTTGGAGTTGATGAAGGTTATGAGAACATAGATCAACCCAAAAATATATGAGAGACAAATTAGGAGGTGATGATGAGCCTTACTATGATAGTTCAGATCCAGATAGCTTTGAATCTGAATCAGATCTGGAAGGGGAGGGTGATCCTGTATCTGATGATGATGTAGATGGGGAAGATAATATGGGACAGTTAAGGGGAAGGAAAAAAACAAATAGAGTGGTGTATGATCCTTCTACCAAAATTGTTACTTGGCAACTGGGGATGGTATTTGAGAATGTGAAGGAATTTAGAGAAGCAGTTACCAAGTATGCTATAAAGAAAGGTATCCAGCTAGTTAAGGATCCCAATGAGCCATATAGGGTCAGAGTTAAATTCAAAACTGGTTGTCCTTGGTTGTTGTTTGCTAGCAAGGAAGGTAGGAGTACAAACTTCACAATCAAGACTTATAATCCAAGACACAAATGTCATAAAACCACTTACAACTATCTGTGTAATTCAAAATATGTGGCAAAGCAGTTCAAAGATAGAATTACCTCACAACCTAGAATTAAAGGTTGGAAAATTCAGGATATGGTGAGAAAAAAGCTTGGTTTATATGTTGGTAAGACTGTTTGTTTGAAGGCCAAAAAACTTGTGTTGAAAGAAATTATGGGGGATCATGTTGCTGAGTTTGGTAGGATTCTAGACTATAGGGATATGCTACTCAAAACAAATCATGGTAGCACATGTGCAGTAAAATTGACAGACACAGATGATGGGCAGAAGCAGCTTTCCAGTTTCTACATTTGTTTTGCAGCTATGAAGCAGGGGTTTATGGAGGGTTGTAGGAGATGTATAGGGTTAGATGGATATTTTTTAAAGGGCATTTGTAAAGGGCAACTGTTGGCAGTAGTAGCAAAGGATGAGAATAACCAAATGTTCCCAATAGCTTGGGCTGTTGTAGGCACTGAAAAAAAGCAAACATGGAGTTGGTTCCTCAGGTTATTGCAAACTGATTTGAACTTGGGAGATGGCAGGGAACTCACCATGATAAGTGACATGAAAAAGGTATATACTGTTGTTTAAATACTACTGTTTTTCTGGTTTAAAATACTACTGTTTCTTTGTTTGTATGCAAGGTCTATGTTCAGCTGTTGAAGAGATTTTACCTGAGCGTGAGCACAGAATGTGTTCTAGACACATTCTGGCAAACTGGGCAATAAAATGGAGAGGGattgaaagaagaaaaagattctGGAGTGTTGTTAGATCAATATTtgagtctgaaatgaaaataaagCTAGATGATCTTGATAAATTGGGTCATAACATTTATGAAGACCTAGTTAAATACAACAAAGAAAGATGGTGCAAAGCATTCTTCCAAACATTCTCCAAATGTGACAGTGTTGACAATAACATATGTGAAAGCTTCAATGCTTGGATATTGGGCCCTAGACACAAGACAATCATATCAATGCTAGAGGAAATAAGGGTCAAAGTTATGAGTAGGATAGCAAAGATGAGAGATTTTGCCGAAACTTGGCAGGATGGTGTATCTCCAATGACCATGATGGTGTTTAATACTAATGTTGAGAGGTCAATGAGGGTTGACTTCATGTTTAATGGAGATACAGGCTTTGAACTCAAAGATGGTCCATGCAAGTTCATTATAGATTTAAGAACAGGCTACTGCAGTTGCATGTCTTGGGAAATGAAAGGCACTCTATGTCCACATGCTATAACAACAATGCACTTCAAGAGACTTGATCCTTCAGAGAATATTATACATTGGTACATGAAAGAGACCTACATGAAGGCATATTCACACTTCATACAACCAGTTCCCAACATGAAAATGTCTCCAGAAAGTAGTAACCCCAAGGTATTACCTCCTCCAGTTCAAAATATGCCTAGAAGGCcaagaaaaaatagaagaaaggaagttggaGAAATAAAAAGGGCTGAAAAATTATCAAAGAAGGGAATAACTATGACATGCTCCATTTTGCGAAGCAAGTACTCATAATATGAGGAGTTGTCCAACAAGACCAATAACTAATCAAGAGGTACCTTCCTACCTTCTTCCTTTATTACTATCTTCTTAGTTATGTAAGAACTAATTCCTCATTTTCTCATATAATAGACTACTAATTACTCACAATAATCAATAACAAAAACTTCACAAAAGAGAGGCAGAAAGGAATCTGACAATGCATCTAAAAGTAAGGCATCTACAAGTactggaggaaaatttgggggggggggggggagcaagAAGCCACTACAAGAGGCCTAGGCTTCAAGGACATGGTGTATTTGTTGCACAGTCTGGTTTTACAAGTATTAATGTAAgtgtatttatttttttggtcCTTAGATTTTATTGTCTAACATACTATATGATGTTGTTGTCTAACTTTGAAATGTATCTTTTGGTTTGAATGTTATCAGCATAGTTTGCCTACAGCCAGAAAGGTTTATACTGGCCCTTTAATTGATTCTACCCATGTTACTGGTGATATTGGATATAAGCCTTCTAAAGGTTTGAAATGGAAAGGGAAGGAAGCTGTGACTCAAAGACAACTTCAAGTCTAAGCTACAATGGCTAGAATCAAGACAAGGTCCCAATCCGCTGGAATATAAACAAGATCTAAGGTTATGGGGAAATCTCCCTCCAAGAAGACCACATGAATTTTTTTACTATTTGGATGTAGTATTTGATATACTAGACTTCTTTTTTGTTGAATTCGTGGGGTGACTGTTTTAGTTGAATTCATGGGGTGTCTATTTTTTGTGGATACGGATGGTGGTACGCAACTTTATTTTGTGCACTTATTTGTCATGTGTATGTCTAGCTATATATGGATAGCATAATTTAACTCTATTTTTTGATGTTAAATTCTGACTTTCTTTGTCAAATTACCAGCTATGTTGACAAAATGTTGTGATTGTGATTGGTTATTTTTGTGGATACTGATGgttgtttttatataaattgtgATTGGCATCAATTCCATATGTTGACAAAATGTTGACATAGTAGTGTCGAACAATATATCATATTGCTTCACTTCTATTACATACTACCAGATAACCATTATATGTACATGAGCAAAATCAGATTCTAaagtaaactgaaaaataatagaCTCTTTAGCATTCTTTCCCTCTTCTATAGTTTGATAGTCTTCTTCAACAACCCAGAAATAACAATGTTTGCTTGCTCCGAAAATGGAGGTTCATACCACTGAAAAAATAGACAAGAATTTGTCTTCGAATAAAGACTACATCCAAAGAATTATCGTCCAGGATTTGCAGTAGTCCATGAAAATTTTAAAGGAGCTGGCTTGCCATATCTACAAAAATCATTCATCTTCTTTCTTCCAAGTAAAAAAATGGTTGTTATTTGGGCAAAAAATAAGAGCCAAAATCTGGAGGGGGGGGGAATGGAATTTGGATGGACAAAGAATGTGAGAACAAAAAAAATGCTGAAGAATTAGAAAGAAGATAATAAATAAGGGAGAGAATGGGGTTGTTACCGTTGGGATCTTCATTTTTGGGGGAAAATACACTTATTACCATTAGGGATGGTTCTAGGATTGGGAAAGGGAAATATTCAACTAATGTGGCAAAACATATACTCCCCCAAGCGCTCTAAGCCATTTGAACCAATTTTTTACTGCCATGTGGTAGGTTAGGTGGGGGTAATAACATCCGAAAAAGTAAGCATGGGGGGGATTAAAATCATGTATAGTTAAGGTGTACGCTCATTAAAAAGTGTCAAGTTCAGGGGGGTCTTTACCTATTCTGCCTTgaattaaagaaggtgttgtcctatgctgagttacttttctatctctgttgttgtttttaaggttttatatacgttgtgtggagccttgggctatttgctttgaaattaattgatttttgttgtatctttggagttgTTTGTGGCaggtgggcaaattgtgatatgaattgttgtattgtgttgtcgtttaaacacttttcttgatattatttatgcttcctaccttgcttgttaataatatacacgtgcttggtaaggaagagtgtaaatcatgaagggtgatgacgtgccatttgagagtgtaaagcacgaagggtaatgatgttccatttgagagtgtaaagcacgaagggtgatgccgtgccatttcagttatattatcatgtgaggaaaagtATAAAGCCCGAAGGGCGATGTCGTTCCATTCTTAATATGCACGATATATAATgctgtgccatttcatttatattatcatgtgaggatgatagtaaaagcacgaagggtgatgccgtgccattatttttacattatcatatgttcatggcacgaagggtgtttctataacgacccgatcggtcgttttgagcatttgcactttgcttggTAGTTTaaaggcatgagtagctccgtatgatgtattttgacttgtgtgaatcgttgattttgatttttaggttattcgggactggtttggaagaatgattctcaactagggagctttaaatttgaaagagttgaccaagtttgactttttagcatttgaccttggattggaattttgatagttccgttagctttgtttggtgattttggacttaggagcgcgtctggattgcgatttggaggtccgtggttgattttggcttgaaatggcaaaagttggaattttggaaagtttgatcgagattggattttttgatatcggggtcgtattccgattctgaaagttggagcaggtccgtaatgtcgaatgtgacttgtgtgcaaattttgaggtcaatcggacgtaatttgataggtttcggcatcggttgtggaagttaaagtttcaaagttcattgaattcgaattgagttgtgattcatcgttctgatgttgttatgtatgttttgagacttcaagtaggttcatgttatattacgggacttgttggtatatttggacaaggtcccgaggggctcgggcgtgtttcagattgatttcggatcatttttcttcattttggtactGCTGTGTTCTGTTGTTTTTCTGGTGTCTTAGTTCTCCATCGCATTCGTATGGCAAGTGTCACGAACACGTAGTGTATTTTGATGGCAGCAGCAAATTGTTCTTTACGATCACGAAGTATGTTCCGCATTCACGTAGAGTTGGGGAAAGTCCTCTTCGCGTTTGCATAtggaggatcgcgttcgcgaagtgttgaGGTTGGTATCCGGGAATTTGAGCATTCTTctctgcgatcgcgtaaggttagtcgcgttcacgaagctttGGCATCAGTATTCATCACGTTCGCATGGGgtgaatcgcgaacgcgtagagtcttTTGTGGCTGTGAGagttttattcatcgcgaacgcgatggttttcctgcgttcgcgaaagaggacgtCTGGGTagtgtatatagtactctatttcgaaggtttcagacatttttacattttgggagctatgaaGCTCGGTTAAggtgattcttgaagcaattttcatcatatgaattggggtaagtgttctctactcggttttggtaatatttcatgaatctatcttcgtttttggtaatgggattgtgaattttaaagaggaaattgggggttttggcctaaagttttataatatgaatttttgagttttgaatatcaaattggggtcagatttgagtgaaaattgtatggttggactcgtaattgaatgggttgttgaattttgtaaattttatcaagTTCCGacgtgcgggcccgggttgggattttggccgattttgggcttttgattcaagatttgatctttttcgatcgggattggttcctttagcattgtttgatgtatttgagttatttttggttagtttcgagctgtttggaggtcagaacgcgcgtgatggcatctttggagcatcgcttggcttgctcggcattggtattggcttgttcaagataagtaactcttgtaatattagtgctgagggtatgaaaccccaaaacacgtgttatgtgatcggtattgaggtgacgccCATGCTACgtgactggcgtgtgggcgtgcaccatgtgaattgagactctgttaTTTCTATGTcactgtatagtggccctacTTTAtttatatccgtgttttcaccatgtgataaagtagttaagctgtcaatcatgctagatatcctGTTTgggcattatgccgatattgtttggacccatagtggtcgtttcttactatcatctcactgatttcactgatatttcgtactcagtcatattcatgcattcatatcatatcttagtctcagttatttattgatacaccatatcatta
Protein-coding sequences here:
- the LOC104086667 gene encoding uncharacterized protein, with amino-acid sequence MRDKLGGDDEPYYDSSDPDSFESESDLEGEGDPVSDDDVDGEDNMGQLRGRKKTNRVVYDPSTKIVTWQLGMVFENVKEFREAVTKYAIKKGIQLVKDPNEPYRVRVKFKTGCPWLLFASKEGRSTNFTIKTYNPRHKCHKTTYNYLCNSKYVAKQFKDRITSQPRIKGWKIQDMVRKKLGLYVGKTVCLKAKKLVLKEIMGDHVAEFGRILDYRDMLLKTNHGSTCAVKLTDTDDGQKQLSSFYICFAAMKQGFMEGCRRCIGLDGYFLKGICKGQLLAVVAKDENNQMFPIAWAVVGTEKKQTWSWFLRLLQTDLNLGDGRELTMISDMKKVYTVV